In Burkholderia savannae, one genomic interval encodes:
- the cydX gene encoding cytochrome bd-I oxidase subunit CydX, giving the protein MWYFSWILGIGVALAFGIINAMWLEARQKRDA; this is encoded by the coding sequence ATGTGGTACTTCAGCTGGATTCTCGGCATCGGCGTCGCGCTCGCGTTCGGCATCATCAATGCGATGTGGCTCGAAGCGCGGCAGAAACGCGACGCTTGA
- a CDS encoding family 20 glycosylhydrolase, which translates to MNRISHSLCTVLLAAAALSPAASPAQLPARADARTAAVTANAHTAHTAATPAELAALLANGLAVRVAVDNNHAASAGVPCANLGADWASCATGRLILQNRGHPQITDGGWRLYLHSIRRLLRIDRPGFTLRHLTGDLYELTPQPGTIKLAQGERIELPFVAEYWLRRYSDVIPRPYVVVDGAPPAVLRYDDTDDELRYVETLPADAQSNSPGNAPPAAAQPVANRALPSVKRQRALPGALDLRGVDLTLPELSFAQVAALRDRAGTLGLGGAGTPVWGIVAPRRLPADVAAPGGYRLAIGPRGVLVEGFDRAGLYYGVQTLFSLVPAGGGTVPAMLVEDAPRFAHRGMHVDLARNFKQPATLRRLIDQMSAYKLNRLHLHLSDDEGWRIEIPGLPELTDVGARRCHDPSETRCLLPQLGSGPDNQSGGGYLTRDDYIALLRYAADRFVDVIPEIDMPAHSRAAVVSMEARYRRLHAAGREREANAYRLLDPQDTSNLLTVQFYDRRSDLNPCVPGALNFASKVIREIASMHADAQAPLRIWHYGGDEAKNILLGAGFQPLEGADPGKGRVDLAAQDKPWARSPACAALFRRGEIKSIDELPTRFAKQVSAVVNANGIGTMAAWQDGIKHANGPQDFSTRGVMVSLWDTIFWGASDSARDLSAKGYRTVLALPDYLYFDFPYTRNPRERGYYWGSQATDEYKVFSLAPENLPQNAEVFGDRDGNPFDVTSAGAAPRIEGIQGQAWGEVMRNGQFLEYMVYPRLLALAERAWHKADWELPYAAGVRYKLGDTHHVDTAALERDWAGFATVLKQRELPKLERAGIGYRKPTFTLTGE; encoded by the coding sequence ATGAACCGAATCTCGCATTCCCTGTGCACCGTGTTGCTCGCCGCGGCGGCGCTATCGCCCGCGGCTTCGCCCGCGCAATTGCCCGCGCGGGCCGACGCCCGCACGGCCGCCGTCACCGCCAACGCCCACACGGCCCACACGGCCGCCACGCCCGCCGAGCTCGCGGCGCTGCTGGCGAACGGCCTCGCGGTACGCGTCGCCGTCGACAACAATCACGCGGCGTCGGCGGGCGTGCCGTGCGCCAACCTCGGCGCCGACTGGGCGAGCTGCGCGACGGGCCGCCTGATCCTGCAGAACCGCGGCCATCCGCAGATCACCGACGGCGGCTGGCGGCTCTATCTGCACAGCATTCGCCGGCTGCTCAGGATCGACCGCCCGGGCTTCACTCTGCGCCACCTGACGGGCGACCTGTACGAGCTGACGCCGCAGCCCGGCACGATCAAGCTCGCACAGGGCGAGCGGATCGAATTGCCGTTCGTCGCCGAATACTGGCTGCGGCGCTACAGCGACGTGATCCCGCGCCCGTACGTCGTCGTCGACGGCGCGCCGCCCGCGGTGCTGCGTTACGACGACACCGACGACGAACTGCGCTACGTCGAAACGCTGCCCGCCGACGCGCAGAGCAACTCGCCCGGCAACGCGCCGCCCGCCGCCGCGCAGCCTGTCGCGAACCGCGCGCTGCCGAGCGTGAAGCGGCAGCGCGCGCTGCCCGGCGCGCTCGATCTGCGCGGCGTGGATCTGACGCTGCCCGAGCTTTCGTTCGCGCAGGTCGCGGCGCTGCGCGATCGCGCGGGCACGCTCGGCCTAGGCGGCGCGGGCACGCCCGTCTGGGGCATCGTCGCGCCGCGCCGGCTGCCCGCCGATGTCGCGGCGCCGGGCGGCTACCGGCTCGCGATCGGGCCGCGCGGCGTGCTCGTCGAAGGCTTCGATCGCGCGGGGCTCTACTACGGCGTGCAGACGCTCTTCTCGCTCGTGCCGGCGGGCGGAGGAACGGTGCCGGCGATGCTCGTCGAGGATGCGCCGCGCTTCGCCCATCGCGGCATGCACGTCGATCTCGCGCGCAACTTCAAGCAGCCGGCGACGCTGCGCCGCCTGATCGACCAGATGAGCGCATACAAGCTCAACCGGCTGCATCTGCACCTGTCCGACGACGAAGGCTGGCGCATCGAGATTCCGGGCCTGCCGGAGCTGACCGACGTGGGCGCGCGCCGCTGCCACGATCCGAGCGAGACGCGCTGCCTGCTGCCGCAGCTCGGCTCCGGGCCGGACAACCAGTCGGGCGGCGGCTACCTGACGCGCGACGACTACATCGCGCTGCTGCGCTACGCGGCCGACCGTTTCGTCGACGTGATTCCCGAGATCGACATGCCCGCGCATTCGCGCGCGGCCGTCGTGTCGATGGAGGCGCGCTATCGCCGCCTGCACGCGGCGGGCCGCGAGCGGGAGGCGAACGCGTACCGCCTGCTCGATCCTCAGGACACGTCGAACCTGCTGACGGTCCAGTTCTACGACCGGCGCAGCGACTTGAACCCGTGCGTGCCGGGCGCGCTCAACTTCGCGTCGAAGGTGATCCGCGAGATCGCGTCGATGCACGCGGACGCACAAGCGCCGCTGCGGATCTGGCACTACGGCGGCGACGAAGCGAAGAACATCCTGCTCGGCGCGGGCTTCCAGCCGCTCGAAGGCGCCGATCCGGGCAAGGGCCGCGTCGATCTCGCCGCGCAGGACAAGCCGTGGGCGCGCTCTCCGGCGTGCGCCGCGCTTTTTCGGCGCGGCGAGATCAAGTCGATCGACGAGCTGCCGACGCGCTTCGCGAAACAGGTGAGCGCCGTCGTCAACGCAAACGGGATCGGCACGATGGCCGCGTGGCAGGACGGCATCAAGCACGCGAACGGGCCGCAGGATTTCAGCACGCGCGGCGTGATGGTGTCGCTGTGGGACACGATCTTCTGGGGCGCGTCCGACAGCGCGCGCGACCTGAGCGCGAAGGGCTACCGGACGGTGCTCGCGCTGCCCGACTACCTGTACTTCGATTTTCCGTACACGCGCAATCCGCGCGAGCGCGGCTACTACTGGGGCTCGCAGGCGACCGACGAGTACAAGGTGTTCTCGCTCGCGCCGGAGAACCTGCCGCAAAACGCCGAGGTGTTCGGCGATCGCGACGGCAATCCGTTCGACGTGACGAGCGCGGGCGCGGCGCCGCGGATCGAGGGCATCCAGGGGCAGGCATGGGGCGAGGTGATGCGCAACGGACAGTTCCTCGAATACATGGTGTATCCGCGCCTGCTCGCGCTCGCCGAGCGCGCGTGGCACAAGGCCGATTGGGAGCTGCCGTACGCGGCCGGCGTGCGCTACAAGCTCGGCGACACGCACCACGTCGACACGGCCGCGCTCGAACGCGACTGGGCAGGCTTCGCGACGGTGCTCAAGCAACGCGAGTTGCCGAAGCTCGAGCGCGCGGGCATCGGGTATCGCAAGCCCACCTTCACGCTGACGGGCGAATGA
- the nagE gene encoding N-acetylglucosamine-specific PTS transporter subunit IIBC: protein MDGNPFLKIQSLGRALMLPIAVLPVAGILLRLGQQDVLNIKMIADAGGAIFDNLPLLFAIGVAVGFAKDNNGVAALAGAIGYLIEVAIMKDIDPKLNMGVLSGIIAGVVAGLLYNRYKDIKLPDYLAFFGGKRFVPIITGLACVVLGIVFGYVWQPVQHAIDAVGQWLLTAGAIGTFVYGFLNRLLLVTGLHHIINSLVWFVFGTFAPASGGAAVTGDLHRFFAGDPSAGSFMAGFFPIMMFGLPAACLAMFHEAPKERRAVVGGLLFSMALTSFLTGVTEPIEFSFMFLAPVLYVIHAVLTGLSLAICQLLGVKLGFTFSAGAIDYVLNYGLSTKGWIAIPLGLAYGAAYYGLFRFCIRKFNMATPGREPAGADAQVQSFASGGFVAPTAGAAVPRAQRYIAALGGAANLSVVDACTTRLRLSVVDPGKVSEADLRTIGARGVLKRGGSSVQVIIGPEADLIADEIRTTLGSGAASSAPAAAASAAAAATGAAASAAGAQAGPLDPEPTRWLAVFGGATNVASLDAVAATRLRVVVRDPSAVDRQRLATLDVAWVASDTFHIVCGPAAARYAQQLAVRLPSTDGGAAAQPA, encoded by the coding sequence ATGGACGGGAATCCGTTTCTGAAAATACAGAGCCTGGGCAGGGCGTTGATGCTGCCGATCGCGGTGCTGCCGGTGGCGGGCATCCTGCTGCGCCTCGGGCAGCAGGACGTGCTCAACATCAAGATGATCGCCGACGCGGGCGGCGCGATCTTCGACAACTTGCCGCTGCTCTTCGCGATCGGCGTCGCGGTCGGCTTCGCGAAGGATAACAACGGCGTGGCGGCGCTCGCGGGCGCGATCGGCTATCTGATCGAAGTCGCGATCATGAAGGACATCGATCCGAAGCTGAACATGGGCGTGCTGTCCGGGATCATCGCGGGCGTCGTCGCGGGGCTGCTGTACAACCGCTACAAGGACATCAAGCTGCCGGACTACCTCGCGTTCTTCGGCGGCAAGCGCTTCGTGCCGATCATCACGGGGCTCGCGTGCGTCGTGCTCGGCATCGTGTTCGGCTACGTGTGGCAGCCGGTTCAGCACGCGATCGACGCGGTCGGCCAGTGGCTGCTGACGGCGGGCGCGATCGGCACGTTCGTCTACGGATTCCTGAACCGTCTGCTGCTCGTCACGGGGCTGCACCACATCATCAATTCGCTCGTCTGGTTCGTGTTCGGCACGTTCGCGCCGGCGTCGGGCGGCGCGGCGGTGACGGGCGATCTGCACCGCTTCTTCGCCGGCGATCCGAGCGCGGGCAGCTTCATGGCGGGCTTCTTCCCGATCATGATGTTCGGCCTGCCGGCCGCGTGCCTCGCGATGTTCCACGAAGCGCCGAAGGAGCGCCGCGCGGTGGTCGGCGGCCTGCTGTTCTCGATGGCGCTCACGTCGTTCCTGACGGGCGTGACCGAGCCGATCGAATTCAGCTTCATGTTCCTCGCGCCGGTGCTGTACGTGATCCACGCGGTGCTCACGGGCTTGTCGCTCGCGATCTGCCAGTTGCTCGGCGTGAAGCTCGGCTTCACGTTCTCGGCGGGCGCGATCGACTACGTGCTGAACTACGGGCTGTCGACGAAGGGCTGGATCGCGATTCCGCTCGGCCTTGCGTACGGCGCCGCGTACTACGGCCTGTTCCGCTTCTGCATCCGCAAGTTCAACATGGCGACGCCGGGCCGCGAGCCGGCGGGCGCCGACGCGCAAGTGCAGTCGTTCGCGTCGGGCGGCTTCGTCGCGCCGACGGCGGGCGCCGCCGTGCCGCGCGCGCAGCGCTACATCGCGGCGCTTGGCGGCGCGGCGAACCTGTCGGTCGTCGACGCGTGCACGACGCGCCTGCGTCTGTCCGTCGTCGATCCCGGCAAGGTGTCCGAAGCGGATCTGCGCACGATCGGCGCGCGCGGCGTGCTCAAGCGTGGCGGCAGCAGCGTGCAGGTGATCATCGGGCCGGAGGCGGACCTCATCGCCGACGAGATTCGCACGACGCTCGGCAGCGGTGCGGCGTCGTCCGCGCCGGCGGCTGCCGCGTCGGCGGCCGCGGCCGCGACCGGCGCTGCGGCATCGGCCGCTGGCGCGCAGGCGGGGCCGCTCGATCCGGAGCCGACGCGCTGGCTCGCGGTGTTCGGCGGCGCGACGAACGTCGCGTCGCTCGACGCGGTCGCGGCGACGCGCCTGCGTGTCGTCGTGCGCGATCCGTCGGCGGTCGATCGCCAGCGCCTCGCGACGCTCGACGTCGCGTGGGTCGCGAGCGACACGTTCCACATCGTTTGCGGCCCGGCGGCGGCGCGCTACGCGCAGCAACTGGCGGTGCGCCTGCCTTCGACGGACGGCGGCGCGGCGGCGCAGCCCGCCTGA
- the ptsP gene encoding phosphoenolpyruvate--protein phosphotransferase, giving the protein MRRAEESQLKHASHDQIVLVSPLTGPVVPLADVPDPVFAGGMFGDGIGVDPLEGRLVAPCAGIVSHVARTGHAVTIAADGGAEILLHIGIDTVELNGLGFSTKIAEGARVAAGDLLIEFDQDAIARAAHSLVSVIAIANSDAFEVVGRAGAGVVKAGETMLLTLRARGAAAGAVAGAGAGAGAGVAAGSADAADARKSITLTQPGGLHARPAARAREAARGLDAHVEVHFEGRKAALQSVVGLLGLGAGEHATVELVATGRDAAKAVELVASELLRETHGEAEEKPARVVSPAPVVTGIGRAPLDPNTLAGVCAAPGIAVGALVRGDDADITPPELASGTPAAESRLLDRALAAVDAELEATVREASQRGAIGEAGIFAVHRVLLEDPALVDAARDLISLGKSAGFAWRETIRAQTAVLADVDDALLAERAADLRDIDKRVLRALGYGSATVRELPAEAVLAAEEFTPSDLASLDRERVTALVMARGGATSHAAIIARQLGIPALVAVGDALYAIPERTQVVVDASAGRLEYAPTALDVERARHERQRLAGVREANRRMSGEAAVTRDGHKIEVAANIATLDDARVAVDNGADAIGLLRTELMFIHRQAAPTTSEHQQSYQSIVDALQGRTAIIRTLDVGADKEVDYLTLPPEPNPALGLRGIRLAQVRPDLLDDQLQGLLAVKPFGSVRILLPMVTDVGELVRIRKRIDDFARAMGRAQAVEVGVMIEVPSAALLADQLAKHADFLSIGTNDLTQYTLAMDRCQADLAAQADGLHPAVLRLVDATVRGAQKHGKWVGVCGALGGDPVAVPVLVGLGVTELSVDPGSVPGIKAQVRHLDYQLCRQRAQDLLALESAQAVRAASREIWPAD; this is encoded by the coding sequence ATGAGACGCGCCGAGGAGTCACAGTTGAAGCATGCATCCCACGACCAGATCGTGCTGGTCTCTCCCTTGACGGGCCCCGTCGTGCCGCTCGCCGACGTGCCCGATCCCGTGTTCGCGGGCGGCATGTTCGGCGACGGCATCGGCGTCGATCCGCTCGAGGGCCGGCTCGTCGCGCCGTGCGCGGGCATCGTGTCGCACGTCGCGCGCACGGGCCACGCGGTGACGATCGCGGCCGACGGCGGCGCGGAGATCCTGCTGCACATCGGCATCGACACGGTCGAGCTGAACGGGCTCGGTTTCTCGACGAAGATCGCGGAAGGCGCGCGCGTCGCGGCGGGCGATCTGCTGATCGAATTCGATCAGGACGCGATCGCGCGCGCCGCGCACAGCCTCGTGTCGGTGATCGCGATCGCGAATTCGGACGCGTTCGAAGTCGTCGGGCGCGCGGGCGCGGGCGTCGTGAAGGCGGGCGAGACGATGCTGCTCACGCTGCGTGCGCGCGGCGCGGCGGCGGGGGCAGTCGCCGGCGCGGGTGCGGGTGCAGGTGCGGGTGTCGCGGCGGGCTCGGCCGATGCCGCCGACGCGCGCAAGTCGATCACGCTCACGCAGCCGGGCGGCCTGCACGCACGGCCCGCCGCGCGCGCGCGGGAAGCGGCGCGCGGGCTCGACGCGCACGTCGAAGTGCATTTCGAAGGACGCAAGGCGGCGCTGCAAAGCGTCGTCGGATTGCTCGGCCTCGGCGCGGGCGAGCACGCGACGGTCGAGCTCGTCGCCACGGGCCGCGACGCCGCGAAGGCGGTCGAGCTGGTGGCGAGCGAGCTGCTGCGCGAAACCCACGGCGAAGCCGAGGAGAAGCCGGCGCGCGTCGTGTCGCCCGCGCCCGTCGTCACGGGCATCGGGCGCGCGCCGCTCGATCCGAACACGCTCGCGGGCGTGTGCGCGGCGCCCGGCATCGCGGTCGGCGCGCTCGTGCGCGGGGACGATGCCGACATCACGCCGCCCGAGCTCGCGAGCGGCACGCCCGCGGCAGAGAGCCGTCTGCTCGACCGCGCGCTCGCCGCCGTCGATGCGGAGCTCGAGGCGACGGTGCGCGAAGCGTCGCAGCGCGGCGCGATCGGCGAAGCGGGCATCTTCGCCGTGCATCGCGTGCTGCTCGAGGACCCGGCGCTTGTCGACGCCGCGCGCGATCTGATCAGCCTCGGCAAGAGCGCGGGCTTCGCGTGGCGCGAGACGATCCGCGCGCAGACGGCCGTGCTCGCCGATGTCGACGACGCGCTCCTCGCCGAGCGCGCGGCCGATCTGCGCGACATCGACAAGCGCGTGCTGCGCGCGCTCGGCTACGGGAGCGCGACCGTGCGCGAGCTGCCCGCCGAAGCCGTGCTCGCGGCGGAGGAGTTCACGCCTTCCGATTTGGCGTCGCTCGATCGCGAGCGCGTGACGGCGCTCGTGATGGCGCGCGGCGGCGCGACCTCGCATGCGGCGATCATCGCGCGCCAGCTCGGCATTCCGGCGCTCGTCGCGGTGGGCGACGCGCTCTATGCGATTCCGGAGCGCACGCAGGTCGTCGTCGACGCGAGCGCGGGCCGCCTCGAATATGCGCCGACCGCGCTCGACGTCGAGCGCGCGCGCCACGAGCGGCAGCGTCTTGCCGGCGTGCGCGAGGCGAACCGGCGGATGTCGGGCGAAGCGGCGGTCACGCGCGACGGTCACAAGATCGAAGTCGCCGCGAACATCGCGACGCTCGACGACGCGCGCGTCGCCGTCGACAACGGCGCCGACGCGATCGGCCTGCTGCGCACCGAGCTGATGTTCATCCATCGGCAGGCCGCGCCGACGACGTCCGAGCATCAGCAGAGCTATCAATCGATCGTCGACGCGCTGCAAGGCCGCACCGCGATCATCCGCACGCTCGACGTCGGCGCGGACAAGGAAGTCGATTACCTGACGCTGCCGCCCGAGCCGAACCCGGCGCTCGGCCTGCGCGGGATTCGTCTCGCGCAGGTGCGCCCCGATCTGCTCGACGATCAGCTGCAGGGCCTTCTCGCGGTGAAGCCGTTCGGCTCGGTGCGCATCCTGCTGCCGATGGTGACGGACGTCGGCGAGCTCGTGCGCATCAGGAAGCGCATCGACGATTTCGCGCGCGCGATGGGCCGCGCGCAGGCCGTCGAAGTCGGCGTGATGATCGAGGTGCCGTCGGCCGCGCTCCTCGCCGATCAGCTCGCGAAGCACGCGGATTTCCTGTCGATCGGCACGAACGACCTCACGCAATACACGCTCGCGATGGACCGCTGCCAGGCGGATCTCGCGGCGCAGGCGGACGGCCTGCATCCGGCCGTGCTGCGGCTCGTCGACGCGACCGTGCGCGGCGCGCAGAAGCATGGCAAGTGGGTCGGCGTGTGCGGCGCGCTCGGCGGCGATCCGGTCGCGGTGCCGGTGCTCGTCGGCCTCGGCGTGACGGAATTGTCGGTGGACCCGGGGTCGGTGCCGGGCATCAAGGCGCAGGTGCGCCATCTCGATTACCAGCTGTGCCGACAGCGCGCGCAAGACCTGCTCGCGCTCGAATCGGCGCAGGCGGTGAGGGCAGCAAGCCGCGAAATCTGGCCGGCGGACTGA
- a CDS encoding SIS domain-containing protein, giving the protein MLNEARESARVVAAQLADTRRVEALALHLAAHAPQVALTVARGSSDHAASYFASLTMSRLGVPVASLPMSVATLQQAPLKVQGQLALAFSQSGKSPDLVNTMTALREAGALTVAAVNVLPSPLADACEHPLPLLAGPELSVAATKSYIAMLSLAAQLVAFWQRDAALVSALRGLPDALEQAGRLDWSSAVGELRDVERMIVIGRGLGLAIAQEAALKLKETSGIQAEAFSSAEVRHGPMELIDRDYPLLVFAPPGPEQEGLLQLARDMRARGARVLLAAPAGMPDATLPLARTAHAALDPIAAILSFYVMAAELASARGRDPDAPRHLHKVTETH; this is encoded by the coding sequence ATGCTTAACGAGGCGCGCGAGTCGGCGCGCGTCGTCGCCGCGCAGCTCGCGGACACGCGCCGCGTCGAGGCGCTCGCGCTTCATCTCGCCGCGCACGCGCCGCAAGTCGCGCTGACCGTCGCGCGCGGCAGCTCCGATCACGCGGCGAGCTACTTCGCGAGCCTGACGATGAGCCGCCTCGGCGTGCCCGTCGCGTCGCTGCCGATGTCGGTCGCGACGCTGCAGCAGGCGCCCCTCAAGGTGCAGGGCCAGCTCGCGCTCGCGTTCTCGCAATCGGGCAAGAGCCCGGATCTCGTCAACACGATGACGGCGCTGCGTGAAGCGGGCGCGCTTACCGTCGCCGCGGTCAACGTGCTGCCGTCGCCGCTCGCCGACGCGTGCGAGCACCCGTTGCCGCTTCTCGCGGGCCCGGAGCTGTCGGTCGCCGCGACGAAGAGCTACATCGCGATGCTGTCGCTCGCCGCGCAGCTCGTCGCGTTCTGGCAGCGCGACGCCGCGCTCGTCTCCGCGCTGCGCGGCCTGCCCGACGCGCTCGAGCAGGCGGGCCGGCTCGACTGGTCGAGCGCCGTCGGCGAGCTGCGCGACGTCGAGCGGATGATCGTGATCGGCCGCGGGCTCGGCCTCGCGATCGCGCAGGAGGCGGCGCTCAAGCTGAAGGAAACGTCGGGCATCCAGGCCGAGGCGTTCTCGAGCGCCGAAGTGCGGCACGGCCCGATGGAGCTGATCGACCGCGACTATCCGCTCCTCGTGTTCGCGCCGCCCGGGCCCGAGCAGGAGGGCCTGCTGCAGCTCGCGCGCGACATGCGCGCCCGCGGCGCGCGCGTGCTGCTCGCCGCGCCCGCGGGCATGCCCGATGCGACGCTGCCGCTCGCGCGCACCGCGCACGCGGCGCTCGATCCGATCGCCGCGATCCTGTCGTTCTACGTGATGGCGGCCGAGCTCGCGTCCGCACGCGGCCGCGATCCCGATGCGCCCCGCCATCTGCACAAAGTCACCGAAACACACTGA
- the nagA gene encoding N-acetylglucosamine-6-phosphate deacetylase, translated as MLTGNILTSEGWIHGSLEFENGRITALSGDAADPSKNDAQYVLPGFIDLHVHGAGGADVMEGGDAIETIARTHARYGTTSLLATTMTAPRDELMRVVAELGDVARVRTPGGSRVLGVHLEGPYINPGKLGAQPDAAVSAVLDEVLKYLSIAPIRVVTLAPEIAGHIEIISEMAARGVRVQLGHSLGTYDDAVAALKHGACGFTHLFNAMSPLHHRNPGIVGAALAHAEYAEIIPDLLHVHPGAIRAALRAIPRLYVVTDSTSATGMPDGEYRLGSQRVTKCLGGVRLADGTLAGSTLTMDQALRNLVSLGLPIADVSNRMSRYAADYLGVADRGRIERGAWADFVVFDRELNLTATYVEGESIVEYA; from the coding sequence ATGCTGACCGGAAACATACTGACCTCCGAAGGCTGGATTCACGGCTCGCTCGAGTTCGAGAACGGCCGGATCACGGCGCTGTCGGGCGACGCGGCCGATCCGTCGAAGAACGACGCGCAATACGTCCTGCCCGGCTTCATCGATCTGCACGTGCACGGCGCGGGCGGCGCGGACGTGATGGAAGGCGGCGACGCGATCGAGACGATCGCGCGCACGCACGCGCGCTACGGCACGACGAGCCTGCTCGCGACGACGATGACCGCGCCGCGCGACGAGCTGATGCGCGTCGTCGCGGAGCTCGGCGACGTCGCGCGCGTGCGCACGCCGGGCGGCTCGCGCGTGCTCGGCGTGCATCTAGAAGGCCCGTACATCAATCCCGGCAAGCTCGGCGCGCAGCCGGACGCGGCGGTGTCCGCGGTGCTCGACGAGGTGCTGAAGTACCTGTCGATCGCGCCGATCCGCGTCGTCACGCTCGCGCCGGAAATCGCCGGCCACATCGAGATCATCTCGGAGATGGCCGCGCGCGGCGTGCGCGTGCAGCTCGGCCATTCGCTCGGCACGTACGACGACGCGGTCGCCGCGCTCAAGCACGGCGCATGCGGCTTCACGCACCTGTTCAACGCGATGTCGCCGCTGCATCACCGCAATCCCGGCATCGTCGGCGCGGCGCTCGCGCACGCCGAGTACGCGGAGATCATTCCCGACCTGCTGCACGTGCATCCGGGCGCGATCCGCGCGGCGCTGCGCGCGATTCCGCGGCTGTACGTCGTGACTGACAGCACGTCGGCCACCGGCATGCCCGACGGCGAATACCGGCTCGGCAGCCAGCGCGTGACGAAGTGCCTCGGCGGCGTGCGTCTGGCCGACGGCACGCTCGCCGGCAGCACGCTGACGATGGACCAGGCGCTGCGCAATCTCGTGTCGCTCGGCCTGCCCATCGCCGACGTGTCGAACCGGATGTCGCGCTACGCGGCCGATTACCTCGGCGTCGCCGATCGCGGCCGCATCGAGCGCGGCGCGTGGGCCGACTTCGTCGTGTTCGATCGCGAACTGAACCTGACTGCGACCTACGTCGAAGGAGAATCGATTGTCGAATATGCTTAA
- a CDS encoding GntR family transcriptional regulator translates to MDIGWSALTPDARSDTPLYLQLARNLAGAIRGGAWRAGEALPSERGLSAAAGVSRITARRALALLVEQGLIRRVRGAGSFITPRVADPLSRLAGFTTKMRQRGFAPDSVWLARSLCAASRDEIARFGLSPGATVARLERLRRADGVVMAYERSTLPATCVPEPQALEGSLYDYLQSHGVEVVRASQRFRAVNASADVAQWLGLAPGAALLVITRIGYGADRRAIEATETYCRDDYYDFVAELKR, encoded by the coding sequence ATGGATATCGGCTGGTCGGCGCTGACGCCGGACGCTCGCAGCGACACCCCGCTCTACTTGCAGCTCGCCCGCAATCTCGCCGGCGCGATTCGCGGCGGCGCCTGGCGCGCCGGCGAAGCGCTGCCGTCGGAGCGCGGGCTGTCGGCGGCGGCGGGCGTGTCGCGGATCACGGCGCGCCGTGCGCTCGCGCTCCTCGTCGAGCAGGGCCTCATTCGCCGCGTGCGCGGCGCGGGCAGCTTCATCACGCCGCGCGTCGCCGATCCGCTGTCGCGGCTCGCCGGGTTCACGACGAAGATGCGCCAGCGCGGGTTCGCGCCCGATTCGGTGTGGCTCGCGCGCAGCCTGTGCGCCGCGAGCCGCGACGAGATCGCGCGCTTCGGCCTGTCGCCCGGCGCGACGGTCGCGCGCCTCGAGCGGCTGCGGCGCGCGGACGGCGTCGTGATGGCGTACGAGCGCTCGACGCTGCCCGCGACCTGCGTGCCCGAGCCGCAGGCGCTCGAAGGCTCGCTGTACGACTACCTGCAGTCGCATGGTGTCGAGGTGGTGCGCGCGTCGCAGCGTTTTCGCGCGGTGAACGCATCGGCCGACGTCGCGCAGTGGCTCGGCCTCGCGCCGGGCGCGGCGCTCCTCGTCATCACGCGGATCGGTTACGGCGCCGATCGGCGGGCGATCGAAGCGACCGAAACCTATTGCCGCGACGACTATTACGATTTCGTCGCCGAGCTGAAACGCTGA
- a CDS encoding LysR substrate-binding domain-containing protein, which translates to MIDLRRLRYFIVVAEELHFGKAAQRLHLAQPPLTRHISALEGELGLRLFDRSTRSVKLTAEGELFLPHARDVLDAVHRAEAASQRAALGKEGKVALGYTSSVPLCDAFGTLIRNFARSFPDIELSLVEASSAQQSRSIKEGLLDIGIGWKNSIDDYEGCRVKTIAAETLVVAVSEECGLADEASLSVDRLADEPFVLFPPGYGSTLDRKAFDLCAAAGFTPRRGPSASQMTTMIALVAAGRGVAIVPSAVSTLRKPGVAYVPLIDDSALIELVLMWREAGLSLAARSFVEWHKAHVTQRIESAVGVE; encoded by the coding sequence ATGATCGATCTACGACGTTTGCGCTATTTCATCGTCGTCGCCGAGGAGCTTCATTTCGGCAAGGCGGCGCAGCGGCTGCATCTCGCGCAGCCGCCGCTCACTCGACACATTTCCGCGCTCGAAGGCGAACTCGGTTTGCGCCTGTTCGATCGCTCGACGCGCTCGGTGAAGCTCACCGCCGAAGGCGAACTGTTTCTTCCGCACGCACGCGACGTGCTCGACGCGGTGCATCGCGCGGAGGCCGCGTCGCAGCGCGCGGCGCTCGGCAAGGAGGGCAAGGTCGCGCTCGGCTACACGAGCTCGGTGCCGCTTTGCGATGCGTTCGGCACGCTGATCCGCAATTTCGCGCGCTCGTTTCCGGACATCGAGCTGTCGCTCGTCGAGGCTTCTTCCGCGCAGCAGAGCCGCAGCATCAAGGAGGGCCTGCTCGACATCGGCATCGGCTGGAAGAATTCCATCGACGACTACGAGGGATGCAGGGTCAAGACGATCGCGGCCGAGACGCTCGTCGTCGCGGTGTCCGAAGAATGCGGGCTGGCGGACGAGGCGTCGCTGTCCGTCGATCGTCTCGCGGACGAGCCGTTCGTGCTGTTTCCACCGGGCTACGGCTCGACGCTCGACCGCAAGGCGTTCGACCTTTGCGCGGCGGCGGGCTTCACGCCGCGGCGCGGGCCGAGCGCGTCGCAGATGACGACGATGATCGCGCTCGTCGCGGCGGGACGCGGCGTCGCGATCGTGCCCTCGGCCGTCTCGACGCTGCGCAAGCCGGGCGTCGCATACGTGCCGCTCATCGACGATTCGGCGTTGATCGAGCTGGTGCTGATGTGGCGCGAGGCGGGACTGTCGCTTGCCGCGCGCTCGTTCGTCGAATGGCACAAGGCGCACGTGACGCAGCGTATCGAGAGCGCGGTCGGCGTCGAGTGA